In Fluviispira sanaruensis, a genomic segment contains:
- a CDS encoding class I SAM-dependent rRNA methyltransferase: MFQILEIDIIDTKYKYFKSPWIFSNQVKHLDDKLLNPEKICLVRLKGTKKIGIYNKTSLISIRLLPDCIMDKVENNSISSEAFIEQLSVYIKKLQIEKNTFAFADKEAYRLSHGDNDGLPALAIDDYKSVLVLQSSAAVGDFLLPYVVEALKRVSDLPIFERSTGQIRKLEQLPERTRWIEKPKTDSSFDISCFFAHLTMSFSLNKAQKTGLFLDQRNNLKYLAELLKTYNIKKSLDICSYAGAWSAIAARSGVSDLTLIDQDAWALQLAQKNVEQNALHTPLIRTLHGDMFEHLQNLNKSTEKFDLIIADPPAFAKAKKNVAEAKRAYTKMTRLAHNLLNENGILVVCSCSRHIEDQDFLESVSLGLSAQNWVLLHKGEQSPCHTRLATPDSSEYLKCYFIKKRVL, encoded by the coding sequence TTGTTTCAAATCTTAGAAATTGATATCATTGACACTAAGTATAAATATTTTAAAAGTCCGTGGATTTTTAGTAATCAGGTTAAACATTTAGATGACAAATTACTCAATCCTGAAAAAATATGTTTAGTTAGACTCAAAGGCACAAAAAAAATAGGTATTTATAATAAAACGAGTTTAATCTCTATTCGCTTGTTACCTGATTGCATTATGGATAAAGTAGAAAACAATAGCATTTCTTCTGAAGCTTTTATTGAACAACTCTCAGTTTATATAAAAAAGCTGCAAATTGAAAAAAATACGTTCGCATTTGCAGACAAAGAAGCTTATAGACTTTCTCATGGTGACAACGATGGCCTCCCCGCTTTAGCCATTGACGATTATAAATCTGTTCTCGTTCTGCAAAGTTCCGCTGCTGTTGGTGATTTTTTACTTCCTTATGTTGTAGAAGCATTAAAAAGAGTGAGTGATTTGCCTATTTTTGAAAGAAGCACAGGACAAATTCGTAAACTCGAACAACTGCCTGAGAGAACCCGTTGGATTGAAAAGCCAAAGACTGATTCCTCATTTGATATTAGCTGCTTTTTTGCACATTTAACCATGAGTTTTTCGTTAAACAAAGCACAAAAAACAGGTTTATTTTTAGACCAAAGAAATAACTTAAAATACCTTGCGGAACTCCTTAAAACTTATAATATAAAGAAAAGTTTAGACATTTGTAGCTACGCAGGTGCTTGGAGTGCCATTGCTGCTCGATCGGGGGTCTCTGACCTCACGTTAATCGATCAAGACGCCTGGGCCTTGCAACTTGCACAAAAAAACGTAGAACAAAATGCTTTACACACTCCACTTATTCGCACCTTACATGGAGATATGTTCGAACACTTGCAAAATCTAAATAAATCAACAGAAAAATTTGACCTTATCATTGCCGATCCACCTGCATTTGCCAAAGCGAAAAAAAATGTGGCAGAAGCAAAAAGAGCATATACAAAAATGACCCGGCTTGCTCATAATTTACTAAACGAAAATGGTATCTTGGTTGTATGCAGTTGCAGCCGTCATATCGAAGACCAAGACTTTTTAGAAAGTGTATCACTTGGTCTGAGTGCTCAAAACTGGGTGCTCCTCCATAAGGGTGAGCAGTCCCCGTGTCACACGCGTTTGGCAACTCCAGATTCTTCTGAATATTTAAAGTGTTACTTTATTAAAAAGAGAGTGCTTTAA
- the typA gene encoding translational GTPase TypA: MTTINGNMRNIAIIAHVDHGKTTLVDKLLQQSGTFAAHQSIAERVMDSMDLERERGITIAAKNASMVYKDVRINIVDTPGHADFGGEVERTLMMVDGAILLVDAAEGPLPQTRFVLQKALQRNLRMILVINKVDRSDARVDEVSEMVQDLFLELSSEDHHLDFPILYASGRNGWASKSKDIKTENLQDLFDTVLEHVPPPRVQLEGGAQLLINNLSYNNFLGRLAIGRVERGTLAANQSIVLINKDGKQQPAKIIKVRAYRGLEQIDVDSVSAGDIAIVATGLNDLAIGDTIADASNPEALPRIEVDPPTVGVEVSVNTSPMAGREGTYLTSSKLGEFLLKEAMNNVALKIENTDSPEVFILKARGELQVAIVMENLRRAGGECMVARPKVITRKENGETLEPVERVVLDVPDASVGAVTEKLSIRKGRLENMQAFNNGRTRIEFSIPTRGLLGYRSTFLTDTKGEGLMSSYFEGWETNRGNFLSRVNGALVADRSGKTTEYALSGLEERGRLFVPAGEEVYEGMIVGEHNRDSNLDVNAVREKKLTNMRASGSDDSTKLSPVTRMSLETALDWVEDDDWIEITPKNIRIRKRILASNQRSVSRREKGE, encoded by the coding sequence ATGACAACGATTAACGGAAATATGCGTAACATTGCAATTATTGCACACGTTGACCACGGCAAAACAACGCTTGTGGACAAACTTCTTCAACAATCAGGTACATTTGCAGCTCACCAATCCATTGCGGAACGCGTGATGGACAGCATGGACCTTGAACGCGAACGCGGAATTACAATTGCAGCTAAAAATGCATCTATGGTGTACAAAGATGTTCGTATTAACATCGTTGACACCCCTGGTCACGCTGACTTTGGTGGTGAAGTGGAACGTACGTTGATGATGGTTGACGGAGCTATACTGCTTGTTGACGCCGCAGAAGGCCCTTTGCCACAAACTCGTTTTGTGTTGCAAAAAGCTTTACAGCGCAACCTCCGCATGATCCTTGTCATTAACAAAGTCGACCGTTCCGATGCGCGTGTTGATGAAGTTTCTGAAATGGTTCAAGATCTTTTCTTAGAACTCTCTTCAGAAGATCATCACCTCGACTTTCCTATTTTATATGCATCTGGCCGTAATGGCTGGGCAAGTAAATCTAAGGATATCAAAACCGAAAATCTACAAGATTTATTCGACACTGTGCTTGAGCATGTGCCACCACCTCGCGTTCAACTTGAAGGCGGCGCTCAATTATTAATCAATAACTTAAGCTACAACAACTTCTTAGGTCGTTTAGCAATTGGCCGTGTTGAACGCGGAACACTTGCGGCAAATCAAAGCATTGTTCTTATTAACAAAGATGGAAAACAGCAACCAGCTAAAATTATTAAAGTAAGAGCATACAGAGGCCTTGAGCAAATCGACGTTGATTCTGTCTCAGCTGGTGACATAGCAATCGTTGCAACTGGCTTAAATGACTTAGCAATTGGTGACACAATTGCCGACGCATCTAACCCAGAAGCTCTTCCACGCATTGAAGTTGACCCACCAACAGTGGGAGTTGAAGTCAGCGTAAACACATCACCCATGGCAGGCCGTGAAGGAACTTACCTCACAAGTAGTAAGCTTGGTGAGTTTTTACTCAAAGAAGCTATGAACAACGTCGCATTAAAGATCGAAAATACAGACTCTCCTGAAGTTTTCATCTTAAAAGCACGTGGAGAACTGCAAGTTGCCATCGTTATGGAAAATCTCCGTCGTGCCGGTGGTGAATGTATGGTTGCACGTCCAAAAGTGATCACACGCAAAGAAAATGGCGAAACTCTTGAACCTGTTGAAAGAGTTGTCCTCGATGTTCCAGACGCAAGTGTTGGCGCAGTGACTGAAAAACTTTCTATCCGTAAAGGCCGCCTTGAAAACATGCAAGCGTTTAACAATGGCCGTACACGTATTGAATTTAGCATTCCTACCCGTGGACTTTTAGGTTACCGCAGTACTTTCCTTACAGACACAAAAGGTGAAGGACTTATGTCCAGTTACTTTGAAGGCTGGGAAACTAACCGCGGAAACTTCCTTTCCCGTGTCAATGGAGCTCTTGTTGCTGACCGTTCTGGTAAAACAACAGAATACGCTCTCTCTGGACTCGAAGAACGCGGCCGTCTTTTCGTTCCAGCCGGTGAAGAAGTTTATGAAGGAATGATCGTGGGTGAACACAACCGCGATTCAAACCTCGATGTAAACGCTGTACGTGAGAAAAAACTGACAAACATGCGTGCCTCTGGATCTGACGACTCCACTAAACTCTCCCCTGTGACAAGAATGAGTCTTGAAACCGCTCTTGACTGGGTTGAAGACGACGACTGGATCGAAATCACTCCAAAGAATATTCGTATTCGTAAGCGTATCCTCGCTTCCAATCAGCGCAGTGTTTCCCGTAGAGAAAAAGGAGAGTAA
- the mutS gene encoding DNA mismatch repair protein MutS: MTSEQKNTPVTDSLLKHWLANGKELPPHLKPALEKLSTEHISGISLSQLESPMMKQFRAAKDEVPDALLFFRMGDFFELFGIDAIIVSDICGLTLTSRDKSSNNPVPMAGSPVVGYKNALKKCVLAGFKVAVCDQVEDPRQVKGIVKREITRIATPAVPGDLDDDDNSQETPFGCYLASVIENKKTFTLAYVDVSTGEFRITQNLNELLLNQELSTITPREILVPKNIEVQVLEIVKKNQKNNFTTVNTIENWLLRSADNCKEIFLEFFKEKDLNAFGLNEITNGLTCVSAILHYLKATQKSVLKNIQFITYYDLRSHLIIDDSTRKHLDFFQTTSGDKKGSLFHFLNKCTTATGSRKLFRRLNYPFKYLEEIEQVHQNIQEYINQVDVVTVIIENLRNTADIDRLLARAAQKNLDARGMAWLRETLLTLPNLETILNKLTTNPFKNNNLLVRLEPLKELLMNALNDEPAAVAGKGGIIFKEGYSKKLDEAIALTTNFSKMLDTLEQKEKENSQITTLKIGYTGAFGYYFEISKGKIAQAPKHFIRKQTLTNCERYITPELKELEEKSLNASDERILLEKELLEFLRTQILEYSQYLVQASELIAEIDLSVTFANLALQFNWCRPALTNKKLIKLTESTHPILAHLSTRFEPFIANDITLGVVDDETKDNPLVHLITGPNMAGKSTIMRQVAVTQVLCQIGSYVPARKAEIGLVDRIFTRIGSGDNALKNQSTFMVEMLETANMLRFATPQSLLLLDEIGRGTSTFDGLSIAWSILENLSEKVQARALFSTHYHELQEVCASHKNICPMHMSVVENIVTYEENIEKKEILFSRKYTPGGAGKSYGLHVAELAGIPAEIIARAEDVLKKLENSAPTQTNVPATSNPESFKEKLEEISESLKEKHLNFPIIPEESGKNSNLTKQATLSKALLALDVDGITPRQALEIIYTLKNFAAEHSGVEGEQCLNLLKILAKQQNSAKKQKERLLSHEQTLF; the protein is encoded by the coding sequence ATGACATCTGAACAAAAGAATACTCCAGTAACCGACTCTCTTCTCAAACATTGGCTTGCCAATGGCAAAGAGCTTCCTCCACATTTGAAACCTGCGCTTGAAAAGTTAAGCACTGAACATATTTCAGGAATATCTTTAAGCCAACTTGAATCCCCTATGATGAAACAATTTCGGGCCGCCAAAGATGAAGTGCCCGATGCTTTATTATTTTTCCGCATGGGAGATTTTTTTGAACTCTTTGGGATCGATGCCATTATCGTTTCTGATATTTGCGGACTAACATTAACCTCCCGTGACAAATCGAGCAATAACCCCGTTCCCATGGCAGGCTCTCCTGTCGTAGGTTATAAAAATGCGCTTAAAAAATGCGTTTTAGCGGGATTTAAAGTTGCTGTCTGTGACCAAGTTGAAGATCCTCGCCAGGTGAAGGGAATCGTCAAGCGAGAAATCACTCGAATAGCCACGCCAGCAGTTCCTGGCGATTTAGATGATGATGACAATTCGCAAGAGACTCCATTTGGTTGTTACCTTGCAAGTGTCATTGAGAACAAAAAAACTTTTACCCTTGCCTATGTTGATGTTTCAACGGGTGAATTTCGAATCACACAAAACTTAAATGAATTGCTATTAAACCAAGAGTTATCAACAATAACTCCACGCGAAATTCTTGTTCCTAAAAATATAGAAGTTCAAGTATTAGAAATTGTAAAGAAGAATCAAAAAAATAATTTTACCACAGTGAATACAATTGAAAATTGGCTTTTGCGATCAGCAGATAATTGCAAAGAAATATTTCTCGAATTTTTTAAAGAAAAAGATTTAAATGCATTTGGCTTAAATGAAATCACAAACGGCCTCACTTGCGTCAGTGCTATTTTACATTATTTAAAAGCTACACAAAAATCTGTTTTAAAAAATATCCAATTTATCACATATTATGACTTAAGATCTCATCTCATAATTGATGACAGTACGCGAAAACATTTAGATTTTTTTCAAACAACAAGCGGCGATAAGAAAGGAAGTCTATTTCATTTTTTAAATAAATGCACAACAGCAACAGGCAGTCGTAAACTATTCCGCAGACTCAATTACCCATTTAAATATTTAGAAGAAATAGAGCAAGTACATCAGAATATTCAAGAATACATAAATCAAGTTGACGTTGTGACTGTGATAATTGAAAACTTACGCAATACCGCTGACATAGATCGTCTCCTCGCAAGGGCTGCGCAAAAAAATCTCGATGCACGGGGCATGGCTTGGCTCAGAGAGACTTTGCTTACACTGCCAAATCTCGAAACTATTTTAAACAAATTAACTACCAATCCATTTAAAAATAATAATTTATTAGTTAGACTAGAGCCCCTTAAAGAACTCCTTATGAATGCACTAAACGATGAACCAGCAGCTGTTGCTGGTAAAGGCGGAATTATATTTAAGGAGGGTTATTCAAAAAAATTGGATGAGGCGATTGCGCTCACGACGAATTTTTCCAAAATGCTCGATACACTCGAACAAAAAGAAAAAGAAAACTCACAAATAACGACGTTAAAAATTGGTTACACAGGGGCATTTGGTTATTATTTTGAAATTTCAAAAGGAAAAATAGCGCAAGCACCTAAACATTTTATTCGCAAACAAACTTTAACCAATTGTGAGAGATATATCACTCCAGAACTTAAAGAACTTGAAGAAAAATCTTTAAATGCAAGTGATGAAAGAATTTTGCTCGAAAAAGAATTATTAGAATTTTTAAGAACACAGATTTTAGAATACTCTCAATATTTAGTTCAAGCTTCTGAACTTATAGCAGAAATCGATCTCTCTGTTACCTTTGCAAACCTGGCTCTGCAATTCAATTGGTGTAGACCAGCATTAACCAATAAAAAACTAATAAAATTAACTGAATCCACCCACCCTATTTTGGCACACTTAAGCACGCGCTTTGAACCTTTCATTGCCAATGATATAACCTTAGGCGTAGTAGACGATGAGACAAAGGACAACCCTCTTGTACATCTCATTACGGGTCCCAATATGGCAGGTAAAAGCACGATTATGCGGCAAGTGGCTGTGACTCAAGTCCTTTGCCAGATTGGCTCCTATGTGCCAGCGCGTAAAGCCGAAATAGGTCTTGTGGATCGCATATTTACCCGAATTGGATCGGGCGACAACGCACTCAAAAACCAATCTACTTTTATGGTAGAAATGCTCGAAACAGCCAATATGCTACGCTTTGCGACCCCACAAAGCCTCCTTCTCCTTGACGAAATTGGCAGAGGAACCTCAACATTTGATGGCCTTTCCATCGCTTGGTCTATCTTAGAGAACTTGAGCGAAAAAGTGCAGGCGCGCGCCTTATTTTCAACCCACTATCATGAACTGCAAGAGGTGTGTGCGAGTCACAAAAATATCTGTCCTATGCATATGTCTGTTGTAGAAAATATAGTTACATACGAAGAAAATATAGAAAAAAAAGAAATTCTTTTTTCACGCAAATACACCCCAGGGGGAGCAGGCAAAAGCTATGGCTTACATGTGGCAGAGCTTGCTGGTATTCCCGCTGAAATTATTGCAAGAGCTGAAGATGTATTAAAAAAATTGGAAAATTCAGCTCCTACACAAACAAACGTTCCCGCGACGAGCAATCCTGAATCATTTAAGGAAAAACTGGAAGAAATCTCTGAATCACTTAAGGAAAAACATTTAAATTTCCCTATAATACCTGAAGAAAGTGGAAAAAATTCAAACCTCACAAAACAAGCTACTTTGTCAAAAGCCCTCTTGGCGCTCGATGTCGATGGCATAACCCCCAGACAAGCGCTTGAAATCATTTATACTCTTAAAAATTTTGCCGCAGAGCATTCTGGAGTAGAAGGTGAGCAATGTCTTAATCTGCTAAAAATCCTTGCCAAGCAGCAAAATTCGGCCAAAAAACAGAAAGAACGCCTTCTCTCTCACGAACAAACTCTCTTTTAA
- a CDS encoding pyruvate dehydrogenase complex E1 component subunit beta: MAILTLREALNQAMSEEMERDPSVFLMGEEVAEYDGAYKVSKGMLAKFGPMRVVDSPISEAGFAGLGVGAAMCGLRPIIEMMTWNFAIQAFDQIINHAAKMLYMSGGQYKVPMVIRGPHGAAHMLSAQHSQCVDHMLVNCPGLKIISTIDPADAKGLMKSAIRDDNTVLFLESEMLYGRSGEVPDGEHIVPIGVGVVKRPGSDVTLVAWNKMVLLAQDVATELEKEGISVEIIDPRTLMPLDEEIIFNSVRKTNRLVVLEEGWGVASFGCHIVDRVVKECFDDLDAPPERVTNLFVPMPYNERLEHEVMPTAERTIAAIKAVLYK; the protein is encoded by the coding sequence ATGGCTATTTTAACTTTAAGAGAAGCGCTCAATCAAGCAATGAGCGAAGAAATGGAACGTGATCCAAGTGTATTCCTCATGGGCGAAGAAGTTGCCGAATATGATGGAGCTTATAAAGTTTCAAAAGGAATGCTCGCTAAATTTGGTCCCATGCGTGTCGTTGACTCCCCTATTTCCGAAGCAGGTTTTGCTGGTTTGGGTGTGGGTGCAGCTATGTGTGGACTTCGTCCGATTATCGAAATGATGACTTGGAACTTTGCGATCCAAGCATTCGATCAAATCATCAATCACGCAGCAAAAATGCTCTACATGAGCGGTGGACAATATAAAGTTCCGATGGTTATCCGTGGACCGCATGGGGCTGCGCACATGTTATCCGCTCAGCACAGTCAATGTGTCGACCATATGCTCGTCAACTGTCCTGGTCTCAAAATTATCAGTACAATCGATCCCGCCGACGCAAAAGGTCTCATGAAATCAGCTATACGTGATGACAACACGGTTCTCTTTTTAGAAAGCGAAATGCTCTATGGCCGTTCAGGTGAAGTTCCTGATGGTGAACATATAGTGCCAATTGGTGTCGGTGTTGTAAAACGCCCAGGATCCGATGTGACCTTAGTTGCTTGGAATAAAATGGTACTTTTAGCTCAAGATGTTGCGACTGAACTTGAAAAAGAAGGTATCAGTGTCGAAATAATTGACCCTCGTACCCTTATGCCTCTTGATGAAGAAATTATTTTCAATTCCGTCCGCAAAACAAATCGTCTTGTTGTGCTCGAAGAAGGTTGGGGAGTTGCGTCGTTTGGCTGCCACATCGTTGATCGCGTTGTGAAAGAATGCTTTGATGACCTCGATGCTCCACCAGAAAGAGTTACAAATCTTTTTGTACCAATGCCTTATAATGAACGCCTCGAACACGAAGTTATGCCAACTGCAGAAAGAACCATTGCTGCAATTAAGGCTGTTTTATATAAATAA
- the pdhA gene encoding pyruvate dehydrogenase (acetyl-transferring) E1 component subunit alpha, with amino-acid sequence MTQKLSNQLLVAFYKEMLLGRRLEERIGQLYVQQKFSGFCHLYIGQEAVSTGCLNAIRKGQDYVITGYRDHVAPVVLGMDPGVMIAELLGKVTGCARGKGGSMHMFSEKHRFMGGHGIVGGQVPLAAGAGWKIKYNKEDLVSLCFLGDAASNQGQFHEALNMAAIWDLPCIFIIENNKYGMGTAISRTCSLSNLSDRAKAYNMRQAVVDGRNVVNTYNQMKEIVEETRKTSKPILVEIQTYRFRGHSVSDPGNYRTKEEVEKERSRDCLVLLKETMLAQKAAKEDDFEKFEEEIADKVDAAVAFAEDSPEPELDELYKHVLV; translated from the coding sequence ATGACTCAAAAATTATCAAATCAGCTTCTTGTAGCTTTTTATAAAGAAATGCTACTTGGCCGTCGCCTTGAAGAGCGCATCGGACAGCTTTATGTTCAACAAAAATTTAGTGGATTTTGTCACCTTTATATAGGTCAAGAAGCTGTTTCGACCGGCTGCTTAAATGCCATTCGCAAGGGTCAAGATTATGTCATAACCGGTTACCGCGATCACGTTGCTCCTGTGGTCTTAGGTATGGATCCAGGTGTTATGATTGCCGAACTTCTTGGTAAAGTCACAGGCTGTGCCCGCGGAAAAGGCGGATCCATGCACATGTTCTCTGAAAAACATCGGTTTATGGGTGGACATGGTATTGTGGGTGGACAAGTTCCTCTCGCAGCAGGAGCAGGCTGGAAAATCAAATACAACAAGGAAGATCTTGTTTCTCTTTGTTTTTTAGGTGATGCCGCTTCGAATCAAGGACAATTCCACGAAGCCCTTAACATGGCAGCTATTTGGGATCTTCCTTGCATATTTATTATCGAAAATAATAAATATGGCATGGGAACAGCTATTTCACGTACATGTTCTTTGTCAAATCTCTCCGACAGAGCGAAAGCCTACAATATGCGCCAAGCAGTTGTGGATGGCCGTAATGTTGTTAATACATATAATCAAATGAAAGAAATTGTCGAAGAAACGCGTAAAACCTCAAAACCGATTCTCGTTGAGATTCAAACATATCGTTTCAGAGGCCACTCTGTGTCTGATCCAGGCAATTACCGTACAAAGGAAGAAGTTGAAAAAGAACGCTCACGGGATTGTCTTGTCTTGCTCAAGGAAACTATGCTTGCACAAAAAGCTGCAAAAGAAGACGACTTCGAAAAATTTGAAGAAGAAATTGCAGATAAAGTAGATGCAGCTGTTGCCTTTGCGGAAGACTCACCAGAACCAGAACTCGATGAACTTTATAAACATGTTCTTGTTTAA
- a CDS encoding glycosyltransferase family 4 protein translates to MNSFKKRIMIDTRVVVEGNEHGIARHTRELIYNLIHKNNNEIDFYLLVNKNSPFYKLKLPSNFKLIKLRSGLYNVFGQLEMFFYTLKYRPNFFHAPHFIVPLIGNTALIATIHDMNHVALAKNYTLKQKLYYNFFLKRRLSKAKYIVTVSDFSKQEIIKYFQISEEKIKVIYNGVYNNFKQRNEFCQERIKEFLTKYNLPDKYIFASGNQKPHKNLEKLTEAYCLGGFDLPLVILSDSNEKNIELAKRFNKKNKIYFLKYVQEEDFPLLYALSSAFIFPSLYEGFGLPPLEAAACGVPVVVSHTTSLPEIMQDTATYVNPESIPDLQRGIKEALSENNEVIHIRVKNGLKLAQKYTWSNMAQETLELYDKLY, encoded by the coding sequence ATGAATTCATTTAAAAAACGAATTATGATCGACACTCGCGTTGTTGTTGAGGGAAATGAGCATGGCATTGCTCGTCACACCCGCGAACTTATTTATAATTTAATTCACAAAAATAACAATGAGATCGATTTTTACCTACTCGTTAATAAAAACTCGCCCTTTTATAAGCTCAAACTTCCTAGTAATTTTAAACTCATAAAATTAAGATCTGGACTTTATAATGTTTTTGGGCAACTTGAAATGTTTTTTTATACATTAAAATATCGGCCAAATTTTTTCCATGCTCCTCATTTTATTGTTCCTCTGATAGGTAACACTGCACTCATTGCTACAATTCATGATATGAATCACGTCGCTTTAGCAAAAAACTATACGCTAAAACAAAAACTCTATTATAATTTCTTTTTAAAAAGAAGACTGAGCAAAGCTAAATATATTGTGACAGTCTCCGATTTTTCAAAACAAGAAATTATAAAATATTTTCAAATATCTGAAGAGAAAATTAAAGTTATTTACAACGGTGTATACAATAATTTTAAACAACGAAATGAATTTTGCCAGGAAAGAATAAAAGAATTTCTAACTAAATATAATTTACCAGATAAATATATCTTTGCCAGTGGCAATCAAAAACCACATAAAAACTTGGAAAAACTCACTGAAGCTTATTGCTTAGGAGGTTTCGATCTCCCATTAGTTATTTTATCCGATTCAAATGAAAAAAATATTGAGCTGGCAAAAAGATTTAACAAAAAAAACAAAATTTACTTTTTAAAATATGTACAAGAAGAAGATTTTCCCCTTCTTTATGCTTTGAGTTCTGCATTTATTTTTCCCTCTCTTTATGAAGGATTTGGTCTCCCGCCTCTCGAAGCGGCCGCCTGCGGAGTCCCCGTTGTTGTCAGCCACACAACTTCCTTACCCGAAATTATGCAAGACACTGCCACGTATGTGAACCCAGAAAGCATTCCTGACCTGCAACGAGGTATCAAAGAAGCCCTCAGTGAAAATAACGAAGTCATTCATATTCGGGTCAAAAATGGATTGAAACTGGCTCAGAAATACACTTGGTCAAATATGGCTCAAGAAACCCTTGAACTTTATGATAAGTTGTATTGA
- a CDS encoding dimethylarginine dimethylaminohydrolase family protein, with amino-acid sequence MHKVIQNVSQLTCSLDSVPAMPLANKVMMVDPAYFNVDTPINAHMVKEDGSLHKLDKNKAQAQWQNLKNAYERIGFNVFVVQPVKDLPDMVFCANQSFPYVDACGNPHAVLSNMFNDRRNQEVSYINAFLSQHHYQTHRIASRTDGFFFESMGDALWIPGKRFILGGYGFRTDKRIYDILSQTAQAPIAIFELTHPKFYHLDTCLSVLNANTALACKEAFTDEGWELLARIFSQIIEVPLLEADSPGFACNAHCPNGKHVIIQTGCVETEKLIRNNGFIPVSVDTSEFIKSGGSVFCMKLMFF; translated from the coding sequence ATGCATAAAGTGATACAAAATGTATCTCAGTTAACTTGTTCCCTAGATTCTGTTCCCGCAATGCCTCTTGCAAATAAAGTCATGATGGTCGATCCCGCTTATTTCAATGTCGATACTCCGATCAATGCGCATATGGTAAAAGAAGATGGTTCATTGCATAAACTTGATAAAAATAAAGCTCAAGCGCAATGGCAAAATTTGAAGAATGCATATGAACGAATTGGTTTTAATGTGTTCGTAGTTCAACCTGTTAAAGATCTTCCAGATATGGTTTTTTGCGCAAATCAAAGTTTTCCTTATGTCGATGCCTGCGGAAATCCACATGCTGTGCTTTCGAATATGTTTAACGATCGGCGCAACCAAGAAGTATCCTATATCAACGCTTTTTTAAGTCAGCATCATTATCAAACACATCGTATTGCTTCACGGACGGATGGGTTTTTCTTTGAGTCAATGGGTGATGCTCTATGGATTCCTGGAAAACGATTTATTTTGGGAGGCTACGGATTTAGAACAGATAAAAGAATTTATGATATTTTAAGTCAAACTGCTCAAGCACCGATCGCTATTTTTGAACTGACCCATCCCAAGTTTTACCATTTGGACACATGCTTGAGTGTTTTAAATGCAAACACAGCCCTCGCCTGTAAAGAGGCTTTTACGGATGAAGGATGGGAACTGCTTGCACGCATATTCAGCCAAATTATAGAAGTTCCATTATTAGAAGCTGATTCTCCTGGTTTTGCTTGCAATGCTCATTGTCCAAATGGAAAGCATGTGATTATTCAAACTGGTTGTGTCGAGACTGAAAAACTCATTAGAAACAATGGTTTTATACCTGTTTCTGTCGATACTTCTGAGTTTATTAAGTCCGGCGGATCAGTATTTTGTATGAAATTGATGTTTTTTTAA